A genome region from Thermodesulfovibrionales bacterium includes the following:
- a CDS encoding DUF4136 domain-containing protein: MMNVFKGERTLALIATVLVSVLIMAGCATSIKYSYDARTSFSEQKNYAWGPSSGLYSRDPLLEANVQVFADQLLAQKGFTRTSDKADLLISMSYEFDTGIYQYNYNYELRMLTLNIYKIRNDVPLGSEMSKMSMHREISTENKELVWRGTAYGTINSDAASKDLKQAVQEILSNFPPK, from the coding sequence ATGATGAACGTGTTCAAAGGAGAGAGGACCTTGGCACTCATAGCGACGGTGTTGGTGTCAGTTCTGATTATGGCGGGCTGTGCAACATCCATCAAATATTCCTATGACGCGCGGACCAGTTTCTCGGAGCAAAAGAATTATGCCTGGGGCCCATCATCGGGCCTGTACAGTCGGGACCCCCTTCTTGAAGCCAATGTGCAGGTCTTTGCGGATCAACTCCTTGCACAGAAGGGCTTCACCAGGACATCCGACAAGGCCGATCTCTTAATATCGATGAGTTACGAATTCGACACGGGCATCTATCAGTATAACTATAACTATGAGCTTCGGATGCTGACCTTGAACATTTACAAAATCAGGAATGATGTACCTTTGGGTTCCGAGATGTCCAAAATGTCCATGCACAGGGAAATTAGTACAGAGAACAAAGAGCTGGTCTGGCGGGGGACGGCATATGGGACGATCAACAGCGATGCTGCTTCGAAGGACTTGAAGCAGGCAGTACAGGAAATTCTTTCGAACTTTCCGCCAAAATGA
- a CDS encoding lipoprotein-releasing ABC transporter permease subunit yields the protein MNLPFRFFIALRYLRSKKRQRGLSFQTAVSIGGVAVGVMALIVVLAVMSGFHEDLQKKILGVNAHVVVLDYRGTLDHYERVMEKIGRERDVVSAAPFVLGQVMISSGNKGQGVYIRGVDPSLETMTTDIASHLKEGNLSELDGEGALPGIILGRELAMRLSVFRNDVISILSPTGEIGPLGMLPKVKKFRVVGIFEVGMFEYDSNLVIVSLKSAQEFFGMKDSVTGIEVKIKDIYKAAEVREALRTLLGFPYQTRDWMQMNKNLFSALKLEKFAMFIILVLIILVASFNIVSTLIMNVIEKQREIAILKAMGATNRAIMSVFMIQGFLIGLVGTVIGLAGGYALSYILNTYQIIKLPPDIYYLSHLPVKMKLSDFLSVSLSAIIISFLSTIYPAWQAAKLNPVEPLRYE from the coding sequence ATGAACCTTCCCTTTCGCTTCTTCATAGCCCTCAGGTATCTGAGATCGAAAAAGAGGCAGCGAGGCCTCTCTTTTCAGACCGCCGTCTCCATCGGAGGGGTCGCCGTTGGGGTGATGGCGCTTATCGTTGTCCTCGCCGTCATGAGCGGCTTCCACGAAGACCTCCAGAAAAAGATCCTCGGAGTTAATGCCCATGTCGTCGTCCTTGATTACCGGGGAACCCTTGACCACTATGAAAGAGTTATGGAGAAGATAGGCAGAGAAAGGGACGTGGTCTCTGCCGCGCCCTTCGTCCTCGGCCAGGTCATGATCTCCTCGGGGAATAAGGGACAAGGGGTATACATAAGAGGTGTAGATCCCTCCCTTGAGACAATGACAACGGATATCGCCAGCCATCTCAAGGAGGGGAATCTTTCGGAACTTGATGGTGAAGGGGCGCTGCCGGGAATTATTCTCGGCAGAGAACTTGCCATGAGGCTCAGCGTCTTCAGGAACGATGTGATATCTATCCTCTCTCCCACGGGTGAGATCGGACCCCTCGGTATGCTTCCAAAGGTGAAAAAGTTCAGGGTCGTCGGGATCTTTGAGGTGGGGATGTTCGAATACGACTCGAACCTTGTGATCGTCTCGCTGAAATCTGCACAGGAATTCTTCGGGATGAAGGATTCGGTCACAGGAATCGAGGTGAAGATAAAGGACATTTACAAGGCTGCGGAAGTGCGTGAGGCGCTCAGGACTCTTCTCGGATTTCCCTATCAGACCCGCGACTGGATGCAGATGAACAAGAACCTCTTCTCTGCCCTCAAGCTCGAAAAGTTCGCCATGTTCATCATTCTCGTCCTCATCATCCTCGTCGCCTCTTTCAATATCGTGAGTACGCTCATCATGAACGTCATAGAAAAACAGAGGGAGATTGCGATCCTCAAGGCCATGGGCGCAACGAACAGGGCCATCATGTCCGTATTCATGATCCAGGGTTTTCTCATCGGCCTTGTCGGAACAGTCATCGGCCTCGCAGGAGGATATGCCCTCTCCTATATTCTCAACACCTATCAGATCATCAAACTGCCCCCTGATATCTATTACCTGAGCCATCTGCCGGTGAAGATGAAGCTGTCAGACTTTCTTTCGGTGTCGCTCTCGGCGATCATCATCAGCTTTCTCTCGACGATCTATCCTGCCTGGCAGGCGGCAAAGCTTAACCCTGTTGAGCCGCTGCGGTACGAATAG
- a CDS encoding FKBP-type peptidyl-prolyl cis-trans isomerase has translation MKVFLTVVVGIMVLAGQVFAEEQAVLKNEKDKVSYSIGVDIGARMKKQSIDVDMDILAKGLKDAYSGSKTLMTEQEVHETLAAYQKEMMAKQQERMKIMGEKNKKEGEAFLAANKKKEGVITLPSGFQYKAIKEGTGKTPKATDTVTVNYRGTLIDGTEFDSSYKRGQPATFRVNGVIAGWTEALQLMKEGSKWELFIPANLAYGERGAGAAIGPNAVLIFEVELISVKPAESGEKAPEK, from the coding sequence ATGAAAGTTTTTTTGACAGTGGTCGTCGGTATCATGGTGTTAGCGGGTCAGGTTTTTGCTGAAGAGCAGGCGGTGCTGAAGAATGAGAAGGACAAAGTCAGTTACAGTATCGGTGTTGATATCGGCGCCAGGATGAAGAAGCAGTCTATCGACGTTGACATGGACATCCTCGCGAAGGGGTTAAAGGACGCTTACTCAGGAAGTAAGACTTTGATGACGGAACAGGAAGTCCATGAAACGCTGGCTGCTTACCAGAAAGAGATGATGGCAAAGCAGCAGGAGCGTATGAAGATTATGGGGGAAAAGAACAAGAAAGAAGGAGAGGCCTTTTTAGCAGCGAACAAGAAGAAGGAGGGCGTAATAACCCTGCCGAGCGGTTTTCAGTATAAGGCGATCAAGGAGGGAACAGGGAAGACGCCGAAAGCAACAGATACGGTGACCGTCAATTACCGCGGCACCCTGATCGACGGTACCGAATTTGACAGTTCCTACAAACGTGGTCAACCAGCAACGTTTAGGGTCAATGGCGTTATCGCCGGCTGGACAGAGGCCCTTCAGTTGATGAAGGAGGGGTCGAAGTGGGAACTTTTTATTCCTGCCAATCTTGCCTATGGCGAACGTGGGGCGGGGGCAGCCATAGGACCGAATGCGGTCCTCATTTTCGAAGTGGAGCTAATCTCAGTGAAGCCGGCTGAAAGCGGAGAGAAGGCGCCGGAGAAGTAG
- the lgt gene encoding prolipoprotein diacylglyceryl transferase, producing MLPALIEGDNLIPYPTISPEIIRIGPFAVRWYGMMYLLGFAASYLLVGLQIKKKRLSVPRDFESSLYSYIIIGLLIGARLGYVIFYDPSTYLRKPLEVFAVWHGGMSFHGGLVGSFIAGILFCRNMGVDFWQTADLVIVTAPIGLGLGRIGNFINGELYGRVSNVPWAMVFPGGGTLPRHPSQLYEFLLEGVFLFIILWIAKDRGLRTGVLTSLFLILYGLFRFSVEFLREPDAQLGFIISFLTMGQILSTGMMILGTLIYYLRRRQETNNPRGTAAETTEGKSDKGL from the coding sequence ATCCTTCCGGCCCTGATTGAGGGAGATAACCTGATCCCTTATCCAACGATAAGTCCCGAGATCATAAGAATTGGCCCCTTCGCCGTGAGGTGGTACGGAATGATGTACCTCCTTGGGTTCGCTGCGTCCTATCTCCTCGTGGGGCTTCAGATCAAGAAAAAGAGACTTTCCGTTCCTCGCGATTTTGAGAGCTCCCTTTACTCCTATATCATCATCGGGCTCCTCATCGGTGCGCGCCTCGGTTACGTAATCTTCTACGATCCAAGCACCTATCTCCGCAAACCCCTTGAGGTTTTCGCCGTTTGGCATGGCGGCATGTCCTTTCACGGAGGTCTTGTCGGCAGCTTCATCGCAGGCATTCTCTTCTGCAGGAACATGGGGGTCGATTTCTGGCAGACCGCTGACCTCGTGATCGTAACGGCACCCATTGGCCTCGGACTCGGCCGCATCGGAAACTTTATCAATGGAGAACTCTACGGCAGGGTCTCCAATGTACCATGGGCAATGGTCTTTCCAGGAGGAGGGACCCTGCCGAGGCATCCATCACAGCTCTATGAGTTTCTCCTCGAAGGGGTCTTCCTTTTCATCATCCTCTGGATCGCCAAGGACAGGGGGCTTAGAACGGGCGTTCTCACATCTCTCTTCCTTATCCTTTACGGTCTCTTCAGGTTCTCCGTCGAATTCTTGAGGGAGCCTGATGCTCAACTGGGATTCATCATCTCCTTTCTGACGATGGGCCAGATCCTCAGCACGGGAATGATGATTTTAGGCACGCTGATTTATTATCTGCGGAGAAGGCAGGAGACAAACAATCCCCGTGGCACGGCTGCTGAGACTACTGAGGGGAAATCAGACAAGGGGTTATGA
- the lysS gene encoding lysine--tRNA ligase → MQPHKMLEINEQIEQRLKKLQEFRQSGIEPFGGAFEVTVHASDILERFRDVSKEELDAGDPASFIVAGRIVTMRDFGKAAFAHVQDSTGRIQVYFRKDILGEAYTIVKKLDIGDILGIRGRVFRTKTQELTLEVDEFKLLTKSLRPLPEKWHGLKDIETRYRQRYVDLIVNPEVRKAFEKRSAVIKALRDFFEAEGFIEVETPMMHQIPGGAAAKPFKTHHNALDIELYLRIAPELYLKRLLVGGYERVYELNKNFRNEGISTKHNPEFTMLEFYMAYKDYTFLMDFTEEIFGTVARRVTGTLKIPYGGETIDLTPPWKRIPMLAALREKGVPDATITDHSEAVRWARSKKIEIEGWTSHAKVLDEIFKELVEPELIQPTFIIDYPVELSPLAKRKPDNPDLVERFELFIASREIANAFSELNDPLDQRGRFLKQVEAREKGDEEAQFMDEDFVRALEYGMPPAAGEGIGIDRLVMLLTDAQSIRDVILFPQLKPEQ, encoded by the coding sequence ATGCAACCTCACAAAATGCTCGAAATCAATGAACAGATAGAGCAGCGCCTCAAGAAGCTCCAGGAGTTTCGACAATCAGGAATAGAGCCTTTTGGAGGGGCCTTTGAGGTCACAGTACACGCCTCAGATATTCTCGAGAGATTTCGCGACGTCTCCAAGGAGGAGCTCGACGCAGGAGACCCTGCCTCCTTTATCGTAGCAGGCAGGATTGTGACGATGAGGGACTTCGGGAAGGCAGCCTTTGCCCACGTCCAGGACTCCACCGGAAGGATCCAGGTCTATTTCAGGAAGGATATCCTTGGTGAAGCTTACACCATCGTGAAAAAACTCGATATCGGTGATATCCTCGGAATCAGGGGAAGGGTTTTCAGGACAAAGACCCAGGAGCTCACCCTCGAGGTTGATGAATTTAAGCTCCTTACCAAGTCTCTGAGACCCTTGCCCGAAAAATGGCATGGCCTGAAAGACATCGAGACACGGTACCGGCAGCGTTACGTTGATCTCATTGTCAACCCCGAGGTGCGGAAGGCCTTCGAAAAGAGGAGTGCCGTTATCAAGGCTCTCAGGGACTTTTTTGAGGCTGAGGGATTTATCGAGGTCGAGACGCCGATGATGCATCAAATCCCCGGCGGCGCCGCAGCCAAACCCTTTAAGACCCACCACAATGCCCTCGACATCGAACTCTACCTCAGGATCGCACCTGAACTCTACCTGAAGAGACTCCTGGTTGGTGGATATGAGCGCGTGTATGAACTGAACAAGAATTTCAGGAATGAAGGCATATCGACGAAGCATAATCCTGAATTCACAATGCTCGAATTCTATATGGCTTATAAGGATTATACCTTCCTCATGGATTTTACGGAAGAGATCTTTGGAACAGTGGCCCGGAGAGTCACCGGAACACTGAAGATACCCTATGGGGGCGAGACCATAGACCTGACGCCGCCATGGAAGAGGATACCCATGCTCGCGGCCTTGCGTGAAAAAGGGGTGCCTGATGCGACGATTACCGACCATTCCGAGGCTGTCAGGTGGGCACGATCGAAGAAGATCGAGATCGAAGGCTGGACTTCCCACGCGAAGGTCCTCGACGAGATCTTCAAGGAGCTCGTGGAGCCGGAACTTATACAGCCTACCTTTATCATCGATTACCCGGTAGAACTCTCTCCCCTCGCAAAGAGAAAACCGGACAACCCGGACCTTGTCGAGAGATTCGAGCTCTTTATCGCCTCCCGTGAGATCGCCAACGCCTTCTCTGAACTGAACGATCCCCTTGACCAGAGAGGCAGGTTCCTCAAGCAGGTGGAGGCGCGGGAAAAGGGAGACGAAGAGGCACAGTTCATGGATGAAGATTTTGTCAGGGCTCTTGAATATGGCATGCCCCCGGCTGCCGGAGAAGGAATCGGGATCGACAGGCTCGTGATGCTCCTGACCGATGCTCAGTCCATACGTGATGTAATATTGTTCCCCCAACTAAAGCCGGAGCAATAG
- a CDS encoding ATP-binding protein: MKYKALVSATPHQSLQRLMDKVKLTEDDLLLLSLHRDFFIAKKEEFAEYFYAFFFELPETHILLEHVGKPDVMKLTWATWFERLFRENLAPDFVTYLWRIGLRHVEINVDQRFTGLGFSLVRKFCHRHAITGFPAQVALGILPVVDKLVDSCILVETSAYIEATVRCDVEILKGIADKIRNPVTIIGGNLRRLQRHTDPKDHLYGDYEFLISSARHCEEMIEDIGIYIEMFQREARFDLVMIETVIENMLEKLSARKILEGVKVEVHLDPDARLVRGDPVDLRHLFYHIIENGVEASRAAETPRVRISSVSQEAPQNTVRVEVFNNGEVINLATISDIFSPFYSTKPKGSGLGLSIAKLAVRKNFGEIDVEPVPYEGTKVFITLERAD; encoded by the coding sequence ATGAAGTATAAAGCCCTTGTTTCTGCAACGCCACACCAAAGTCTTCAGCGCTTAATGGATAAAGTGAAACTGACGGAAGATGACCTCCTTCTCCTCAGCCTTCACCGGGATTTCTTCATAGCCAAGAAGGAGGAGTTTGCGGAGTATTTCTATGCATTCTTTTTCGAGCTGCCAGAAACCCACATCCTCCTTGAACACGTCGGCAAACCCGATGTCATGAAGCTCACATGGGCGACATGGTTCGAAAGGCTCTTTCGCGAGAATTTGGCCCCAGACTTTGTTACTTACCTCTGGCGTATAGGCTTGAGACATGTGGAGATAAACGTTGACCAGCGATTTACGGGGTTGGGTTTCTCCCTTGTGCGTAAGTTCTGCCATCGGCATGCGATCACCGGCTTCCCTGCGCAGGTCGCTCTCGGGATCCTTCCCGTGGTGGACAAACTTGTTGATTCCTGTATCCTTGTCGAGACGAGCGCATATATCGAGGCCACCGTCCGTTGTGATGTCGAGATCCTCAAGGGGATAGCGGATAAAATCAGAAACCCGGTAACGATAATAGGAGGTAATCTCAGAAGGCTTCAGCGACATACAGACCCCAAGGACCATCTTTATGGTGATTACGAATTTCTCATCTCTTCAGCGAGACACTGCGAAGAGATGATAGAAGACATAGGTATCTATATCGAAATGTTTCAGCGCGAGGCTCGCTTTGATCTCGTCATGATCGAGACCGTCATAGAAAATATGCTTGAAAAGCTCTCGGCCCGAAAGATATTGGAGGGAGTGAAGGTGGAAGTTCACCTCGACCCTGATGCCCGTCTCGTAAGGGGCGATCCTGTGGACCTCCGCCACCTCTTCTATCACATCATAGAGAACGGCGTGGAGGCATCCCGTGCTGCAGAAACGCCGCGCGTGCGCATAAGCTCTGTCAGTCAGGAAGCCCCCCAAAACACTGTACGGGTGGAAGTCTTCAATAATGGTGAGGTGATAAACCTTGCGACTATTTCTGACATTTTTTCACCCTTCTATTCCACGAAACCGAAGGGCTCGGGACTGGGACTTTCGATAGCGAAACTTGCCGTACGCAAAAACTTCGGAGAAATAGACGTGGAGCCAGTCCCCTACGAAGGGACAAAGGTCTTCATAACGCTCGAACGGGCAGACTAG
- a CDS encoding flavodoxin family protein, whose protein sequence is MKVVAFNGSVRKDGNTAILLNLVLDELKKEGIETEIVGLSGKVINGCIACYRCFKNKDRQCAVKNDSANDFIVKMLGADGILLGSPTYFSDVSAGMKALIERCGMVSRANGDMLKRKVGAGVVAVRRAGAMHVFSSLNHFFLIGQMIIPGSSYWNVGIGREPGEVMNDNEGLQTMVNLGQNMAWLLKKLNT, encoded by the coding sequence ATGAAGGTAGTGGCGTTCAACGGGAGTGTCAGGAAAGACGGTAACACCGCGATCCTCCTGAATCTGGTTTTGGATGAACTGAAGAAGGAAGGTATCGAAACCGAGATCGTCGGCCTCTCGGGGAAGGTCATCAACGGTTGCATTGCCTGTTACCGATGCTTCAAGAACAAGGACCGGCAATGCGCCGTGAAGAATGATTCTGCAAACGACTTCATCGTCAAGATGCTCGGAGCGGACGGCATTCTCCTTGGTTCCCCGACGTACTTCTCGGATGTCTCGGCGGGGATGAAGGCCCTCATAGAGCGCTGCGGCATGGTTTCCCGCGCCAACGGAGACATGCTGAAGAGGAAGGTTGGGGCCGGTGTCGTAGCTGTGCGCCGTGCCGGAGCGATGCACGTCTTCAGCTCGTTGAATCACTTCTTCCTCATCGGCCAGATGATCATACCCGGATCGAGCTACTGGAATGTGGGAATCGGAAGGGAGCCGGGAGAAGTGATGAATGACAACGAAGGTCTTCAGACAATGGTAAACCTCGGGCAGAACATGGCGTGGCTGCTCAAGAAACTCAATACATAG